A single genomic interval of Nymphalis io chromosome 30, ilAglIoxx1.1, whole genome shotgun sequence harbors:
- the LOC126779948 gene encoding zinc finger protein 782-like yields the protein MDDTFEFTLKKVCCTCLSIDRNLVQLSRVDDGVNKLFFLLSYDSDAYEAMFHKDAVNLFICWECKALMAKLCKFRNQACCAQKRLTDITDGKIDLKSKNITLSQLTHYHQTFFNNEYIADDETIDNFIDCGPDIDFIKTESDNDDVPLSNLQINNLIDDKESLLNDTKDVSENTGDKMFVKKKRKSFKAAEISTDNKSEFYSIIQMSEDEMIDCIEKMKSMDSYVNASSKCESCVEGFKDYNELEKHNLELHVEKQKHVQCDICYIYVKQKSLPEHRDEHFRKYICNTCEHVSYKLENLAEHLKVDHVFDVKWSKIRKNITRKSESKTKLNKTKDVKTQFGYLCVECDKYFENKNKRYKHIQKFHRDGFECTTCGKKFAFKNTLNRHEQLHRGPLPREQCPTCGKMVRADLRQSHARTHALRQAHDCRACDKRFVSRASYENHLKYSRRHAVTDVLKYKCAMCEKGYRSRGELRDHVNYQHMGKTQHKCPICDKALATRRCITRHIRRAHHGVKENAKDKICQTCGKAFRDKKCLREHELIHTGERPLSCNICGRTFRQSASLYTHKKRVHNIVPKQRIVLHTDSENNQINA from the exons ATGGATGACACTTTTGAGTTCACGTTAAAAAAAGTTTGCTGTACATGTTTAAGTATAGATAGAAATTTAGTGCAGCTTAGTCGTGTGGACGAtggtgtaaataaattatttttcttactatCATATGATTCTGATGCTTATGAG GCAATGTTTCACAAAGATGCTGTGAACCTGTTCATCTGTTGGGAGTGTAAAGCTCTCATGGCCAAGCTGTGTAAGTTCAGAAACCAGGCTTGCTGTGCACAGAAGCGGTTAACTGACATAACTGATGGTAAAATTGAT ttaAAATCAAAGAACATAACACTCTCACAACTAACCCACTATCACCAAACATTTTTCAACAATGAATATATCGCAGACGATGAAACTATTGATAATTTCATAGATTGTGGACCGGATATAGACTTTATTAAAACGGAAAGCGACAATGATGATGTACCATTatcaaatttacaaattaataacttaattgATGATAAAGAATCTCTTTTGAACGATACTAAAGATGTATCTGAAAATACTGGCgataaaatgtttgttaaaaaaaaaaggaaaagttTTAAAGCGGCAGAGATTTCAACAGATAATAAAAGTGAATTCTATTCTATAATTCAAATGTCAGAAGATGAAATGATAGATTGTATAGAGAAAATGAAATCTATGGATAGTTACGTGAATGCATCAAGCAAATGTGAGTCATGTGTCGAAGGCTTTAAAGACTATAATGAGCTGGAGAAACACAATCTGGAATTGCATGTTgag AAACAGAAACACGTACAATGcgacatatgttatatatatgtaaaacagAAATCGCTTCCGGAACACAGGGATGAACACTTCCGgaaatatatttgcaatacTTGCGAGCACGTGTCTTATAAACTTGAAAATTTGGCGGAACATTTGAAGGTCGACCATGTCTTTGATGTTAAATGGAGTAAG AtcagaaaaaatataacaagaaaGTCCGAATCGAAAACGAAGCTTAATAAGACGAAAGATGTAAAAACGCAATTTGGTTATCTCTGCGTGGAGTGTGATAAATACTTTGA GAACAAGAATAAAAGATACAAGCACATACAGAAATTTCACAGAGACGGTTTCGAATGCACTACGTGCGGGAAGAAGTTCGCGTTCAAAAACACGCTGAACCGACACGAGCA ACTCCACCGCGGCCCGCTGCCCCGCGAACAATGCCCCACGTGCGGCAAGATGGTGCGCGCAGACTTGCGACAGTCACACGCGCGGACGCACGCGCTGCGGCAGGCGCACGACTGTCGCGCGTGTGACAAGCGCTTCGTGTCGCGCGCTTCGTACGAGAACCACCTGAAGTACTCCCGTCGGCACGCCGTCACCGATGTCCTCAA ATATAAGTGTGCTATGTGCGAGAAAGGATACAGGTCGCGCGGCGAACTGCGCGATCACGTCAATTATCAACACATGGGGAAGACACAACACAAATGTCCGATATGTGATAAG GCGTTAGCTACCCGCCGATGTATAACCCGCCACATCAGACGAGCCCATCACGGCGTTAAAGAGAACGCGAAGGATAAGATATGCCAAACGTGTGGAAAAGCGTTTCGG gataAAAAATGTCTTAGAGAGCATGAACTAATTCATACAGGCGAGAGGCCTTTGTCTTGTAACATCTGTGGACGGACCTTCAGACAAAGCGCGTCGCTATACACGCATAAGAAGCGTGTTCACAACATTGTACCAAAACAACGGATTGTTTTACACACGGACAGCgagaataatcaaataaatgcttaa
- the LOC126779943 gene encoding zinc finger protein 714-like, translating into MDDPEAALQSICCTCLSVNRKLTQLCRVENGVNSLFFLLSHDSEAYKAMFQKAAIHLYICWECSALMRRFCKFRDQACIAQKQLSNITDGRLDVKMHDTLSKLSHYHQNSYNDTIVSNDDIPYNFIDCGPDIDYIKTELDNDIPLLEIPILETNIIERTVNNITEDKQNETRVEDDQQLKIEIKPLMKNMKSNLKKENTDKKDRLMRKRKKMLSKEVVSSDEEVNYSAIEMSEKEMLECRDAKKFLGSYVNATNKCESCVEGFKDYNELEKHNLELHVQKPRYIQCDICLVYIKYWWLAEHRKEHYTIYKCNFCDHTTASTLDVLKHLKTVHGTGNVVSRIWQRVKRRAVQTNPALKTRRTEKPEVKTPFGYLCYECNKYFENKYLRYKHILKFHREGFKCKTCGKTFAFKNTLNKHEQVHAPPLPREKCSICDKMVRIDRVKTHARIHSERKPFDCVACDKRFVSLDSYEKHLKNSSVHAVHDVHKYKCTMCEKGFRTITELNDHTNYIHMKRTHHKCPICNKALATRRGVTRHVRRAHQGLKEKIGDKILCQTCGKAFRDKKCLQEHELIHTGEKPLSCDICGRTFRQSACLYTHKRRVHKIAPKRQIIHTEEANVLNIKVL; encoded by the exons atggatGATCCTGAAGCCGCATTACAAAGCATTTGTTGTACTTGTTTAAGTGTTAATAGAAAATTAACACAACTTTGCAGGGTTGAAAATGGTGTCAACAGTTTGTTTTTTCTACTTTCTCACGACTCAGAGGCTTATAAG GCAATGTTCCAAAAGGCAGCTATTCATCTGTATATCTGTTGGGAGTGCAGCGCCTTGATGCGTAGGTTCTGCAAGTTCAGGGATCAAGCCTGCATCGCACAGAAACAGCTATCCAACATCACCGATGGGAGACTTGat GTAAAAATGCACGATACACTATCAAAACTATCTCATTATCACCAAAATTCATATAACGATACAATTGTATCGAATGATGATATTCCATACAATTTCATTGACTGCGGACCAGATATCGATTACATAAAGACTGAATTAGATAACGATATTCCTCTTCTAGAAATACCTATTTTAGAAACTAACATTATAGAAAGAACAGTCAATAATATAACCGAAGATAAGCAAAATGAAACAAGAGTTGAAGATGATCAGCAGTtaaagattgaaataaaacctCTTATGAAGAACATGaaatcgaatttaaaaaaagaaaatacagaTAAGAAAGATAGGCTGatgagaaaaagaaaaaaaatgttatcgaaAGAGGTTGTTAGTTCGGATGAAGAAGTTAATTATTCTGCCATCGAAATGTCTGAGAAGGAAATGTTGGAATGTCGAGATGCTAAGAAGTTTCTGGGGAGTTATGTGAATGCGACAAACAAGTGTGAATCTTGTGTTGAAGGTTTTAAAGACTATAATGAATTGGAGAAGCATAATTTGGAGTTACATGTGCAG AAACCGAGGTATATACAATGTGATATATGCCTCGTTTATATAAAGTACTGGTGGCTCGCTGAACATAGGAAGGAACACTACACGATATACAAATGTAACTTCTGCGACCACACGACGGCGAGTACGTTGGATGTGCTGAAACACCTGAAGACTGTCCACGGTACCGGCAACGTTGTCTCAAGGATATGGCAGAGG GTGAAACGGAGAGCCGTCCAAACCAATCCGGCTCTGAAAACACGAAGGACCGAAAAGCCGGAAGTTAAGACGCCTTTCGGATATTTGTGTTACGAgtgcaataaatatttcga gaACAAGTACTTAAGATACAAACACATCTTGAAATTCCATAGAGAAGGGTTTAAGTGCAAAACGTGCGGCAAGACATTCGCGTTCAAGAACACACTGAACAAACACGAACA aGTTCACGCCCCCCCACTCCCGAGGGAGAAATGTTCGATATGCGACAAAATGGTGCGAATAGATCGAGTAAAGACCCACGCTAGAATACACAGCGAAAGGAAGCCGTTCGACTGCGTTGCGTGCGATAAACGCTTCGTATCGCTCGACTCGTATGAAAAGCATTTGAAGAATTCGAGCGTTCACGCAGTTCATGACGTTCACAA ATACAAATGCACGATGTGCGAAAAGGGCTTTAGAACGATAACGGAATTGAACGATCATACGAATTACATACACATGAAGAGAACGCACCACAAATGTCCAATTTGCAATAAG GCGTTAGCGACGCGTCGCGGCGTCACCAGACACGTGAGACGAGCTCACCAGGGGCTCAAGGAGAAGATAGGAGATAAGATACTTTGTCAGACGTGTGGCAAAGCGTTCCGG gataAAAAGTGCCTCCAAGAACACGAGTTAATACATACCGGCGAGAAACCTCTGTCTTGTGATATCTGTGGCCGCACATTCAGACAGAGCGCTTGTTTGTACACACACAAGCGCAGAGTGCACAAGATAGCACCGAAACGACAGATTATACACACTGAAGAAGCGaatgttttgaatattaaagttttataa
- the LOC126779981 gene encoding facilitated trehalose transporter Tret1-like, translating to MSSCNYEEVRNDINCEEHPKVSIQSVLKQVFIASSVWMQYFMAGMCVGAPTVFIPQIRKETNSTTIIDDEMGSWLYSTSGFAMYPWIFILPFMTSRFGRKLPQLATSVCTTATFIILYFSQNPYHILISEVLQGFVYAGNITIRILITTEYTSIKFRGLFLSIKSASFFWGIWVANAIGTYFYWKNIAIVGFICSIYTFNVIFWPESPFWLASKDRFDECKASYRWIHGYSARSEKKLQDMISWYIDKNDDVNLFRMVKDKEFYKPILLCVSTVIQYHFSGKVICSLYILDILKSFTNDTATAYMSMLILDGLSVFGMYFGSYLSKILKRRTLYMSSSFTGLFFLFIISLYLYLVRFSVVTQNNYITIGLLAIYTISISCGPMILCLSIYGEIIPLKYQLSSYMITGLTFTIFFSSLVKFTPSIFTAFGIHGTFLFYFITFGVCTVYLYIYMPETKNRTHKEIALFFKHDNTKIVERSPLN from the exons atgagttCCTGTAATTATGAAGAAGTTAGAAATGATATTAACTGTGAAGAGCATCCAAAAGTATCAATTCAATCCGTTTTAAAACAG gTATTTATAGCGAGTTCGGTATGGATGCAGTATTTTATGGCAGGCATGTGTGTAGGTGCGCCTACAGTGTTCATACCGCAGATAAGAAAAGAAACTAATTCAACAACTATCATCGATGACGAAATGGGATCTTGgcttt aTTCAACAAGCGGCTTCGCCATGTACCCTTGGATTTTTATCTTACCGTTTATGACAAGTCGCTTCGGCAGGAAGCTACCACAGCTGGCGACATCGGTATGCACTACGGCTACGTTTATTATCCTATACTTCAGCCAAAATCCGTACCACATCCTGATATCTGAGGTCCTCCAAGGGTTTGTTTACGCAGGAAATATAACAATACGAATTCTCATAACCACAGAGTATACATCGATAAAATTTCGCGGgttatttttgtcaataaaatcGGCGAGTTTCTTTTGGGGAATATGGGTTGCCAATGCAATTGGTACATACTTTTATTGGAAAAACATTGCTATAGTCGGTTTCATTTGTtcgatatatacttttaatgttattttttggcCCGAGTCACCATTTTGGTTGGCAAGTAAAGACAGGTTTGATGAATGTAAAGCATCGTATAGATGGATACACGGTTACAGTGCACGTTCAGAAAAGAAATTACAGGATATGATATCGTGGTACATTGATAAAAACGACGACGTAAATTTGTTTCGAATGGTTAAAGACAAAGAGTTTTATAAACCTATATTATTGTGCGTTTCAACGGTCATCCAATATCATTTTTCAGGAAAAGTCATatgttcattatatatattggatattttaaaaagtttcacaAATGATACAGCCACTGCATATATGTCTATGTTGATTTTAGATGGTTTATCGGTTTTCGGCATGTATTTCGGTTCATATTTATCAAAGATCTTAAAACGCCGAACGCTGTACATGTCTTCATCATTCActggtttatttttcttatttataatatcgttatatttatatctagttAGGTTTTCAGTTGTCActcaaaacaattatataacaataggcTTGTTAgctatatatacaatatcaatAAGTTGTGGTCCAATGATATTATGTTTATCGATATATGGTGAAATTATTCCTCTTAAATATCAATTGTCTTCTTATATGATAACTGGGTTGacgtttacaatttttttctcaTCGTTAGTAAAATTTACACCATCGATATTTACAGCGTTCGGTATACACGGCACtttcttattttactttataacattTGGTGTCTGTACAGTTTATTTATACATCTATATGCCCGAAACTAAAAATAGAACACACAAAGAGAtcgctttattttttaaacacgaTAATACTAAAATTGTGGAACGTAGCCCTCTCAACTGA